A genomic window from Algoriphagus sp. Y33 includes:
- a CDS encoding thermonuclease family protein, whose translation MRKPLLILYVLFSTFTLLFTQERYGPYKIHEFVDGDTFWVKMDAGKTEKIRLIGVDTPEVKWEGLTEEQPGGKEASEYVKNLLKRKKVLLEYDVQKYDRYGRTLAYVYLEDSTFQNAPLAVVSTSY comes from the coding sequence ATGAGGAAGCCTCTTCTTATTCTCTACGTTTTATTCTCTACGTTCACACTGCTCTTCACCCAAGAGCGATATGGCCCTTACAAAATCCACGAATTTGTGGACGGCGATACGTTCTGGGTTAAGATGGATGCTGGAAAGACTGAGAAGATCCGTCTAATTGGAGTTGACACCCCTGAAGTTAAATGGGAAGGACTCACCGAAGAACAACCCGGTGGGAAAGAAGCATCAGAATATGTCAAGAATCTATTGAAAAGGAAGAAGGTACTACTAGAATACGATGTACAAAAGTATGACCGATATGGAAGGACTCTGGCATATGTATATCTGGAGGATAGTACATTTCAGAATGCCCCTCTTGCCGTAGTCAGTACCTCATATTGA
- a CDS encoding HEPN domain-containing protein, with product MDLSKQLSHLPPQKQYEIAKALDIILEVANPEKVILFGSYAKGKWVDDITVEDGVTFVYRSDFDFLVVTKDNSIKEYELKSKIENRSINSVMGIVSALVHSIDYINEGLSYDQYFFKQIIEEGILLYDTELVEFVKPTELTPLQLRDRAQEYYDIWFTMGEDFLIDAPQALERKSYRVCNFYLHQTVEHFYAAILLVFTGYKPKSHNLQNLREYSKHLSTDLYNLFFSEIDEHFESQIFKNLKKGYIDARYKLDFQITESEMLEMLDKVMQMKILIEDLCLKELDRLNNLIT from the coding sequence ATGGATTTAAGCAAACAACTTTCTCATTTACCACCCCAAAAGCAATATGAAATTGCTAAAGCCCTTGATATTATTTTGGAAGTGGCTAATCCGGAAAAGGTCATTCTTTTTGGTAGCTATGCAAAAGGCAAATGGGTAGATGATATTACAGTGGAAGATGGTGTCACTTTCGTTTACCGGAGTGATTTTGATTTTCTGGTGGTGACCAAGGATAATTCAATCAAGGAATATGAGCTTAAAAGCAAGATTGAAAATAGGTCTATTAATTCTGTAATGGGGATTGTCAGTGCTCTTGTTCATAGTATTGATTACATCAATGAGGGGCTTTCTTATGATCAATATTTTTTCAAGCAAATAATTGAAGAAGGGATTCTCCTTTATGATACAGAACTAGTTGAATTTGTTAAGCCCACTGAGCTGACTCCCCTACAATTACGAGATAGAGCTCAGGAATATTACGATATTTGGTTTACGATGGGAGAGGATTTTCTGATTGATGCCCCACAAGCGTTGGAAAGAAAAAGTTATAGAGTTTGTAATTTTTACTTGCATCAAACAGTAGAGCATTTTTATGCTGCTATTTTACTTGTTTTTACTGGATACAAGCCTAAATCCCATAATCTTCAAAATTTGAGAGAATATTCTAAGCATCTTAGTACTGATCTCTATAATTTGTTTTTTTCGGAGATCGATGAGCATTTTGAATCTCAAATCTTTAAAAATTTGAAGAAAGGATATATTGACGCAAGATATAAGCTCGATTTTCAGATTACGGAGTCAGAAATGCTAGAGATGCTTGATAAAGTAATGCAGATGAAAATTCTAATTGAAGATTTATGCCTTAAAGAACTGGATCGATTAAACAATTTAATTACTTGA
- a CDS encoding DEAD/DEAH box helicase, with translation MGYDLLSEPIRRFIRDKGWESLRPIQNAAITKIMRSEDNYILVSRTASGKTEAAFLPILSKVNFLDKGVQVLYISPLIALINDQFARVEDLCKYLDVKVTKWHGEANRTLKEKLVKDPNGIILITPESLEAMFINRPYQVKVLFSNLRYVVIDEIHSFIGTDRGIQLQSILSRLQQVNSSRFSIVGLSATMSEVNKFLEVKSFTGEVERTKILIDRTPKEINAVFRFFKADGEELPLELLKDLYKETKYSKVLIFPNSRGRAEEVAVKLKKISDRVKGHPNYFSHHSSVDRQVREYVEYFAKNNTYQNFCISCTSTLELGIDIGTVDEVVQIDSTHSIASLIQRVGRSGRKDDQQSNLFLYATEPWSLLQSIGCWLLYREGFIEPPQVTEKPFDILLHQALSITKGHSGLPIAELIDQLGTNSTFKHIKGSEIKEIIDHLIEIDLLEKIRQEVIIGVEGEKLVNSRNFYSMFESEDNFKVVHAGNNIGEVPYSPQLVEDENILLAAWIWKIKFVDEQAKRVEVIPAYDGKKPIFFGGAGSIHPRVREKMLEILYSIEIYEFLDEQSKSEINILRKDFSVFNITDQATQRPLKLSEKKLELFTFTGSRINRTIQFVFDMAGITTILEEQKSALEIKASFEEFQSRWGSWKVSQAGLDLKIQQKIETNPSILGFSKWAIYLPISYQTMLLKQKYFDFDSAEILLDQMQPVRNGK, from the coding sequence ATGGGATACGACTTGCTTTCAGAGCCCATCAGAAGGTTCATCAGGGATAAAGGATGGGAAAGTCTTAGGCCAATCCAGAATGCTGCAATCACAAAGATAATGAGATCAGAGGATAATTATATCCTTGTCTCCCGAACAGCATCAGGTAAGACTGAGGCGGCATTTCTGCCGATTTTATCCAAGGTCAACTTTCTGGATAAGGGAGTACAGGTGTTATATATATCACCTCTTATAGCCCTGATCAATGATCAATTCGCAAGAGTGGAAGACCTCTGCAAATACCTGGATGTAAAAGTCACCAAGTGGCATGGAGAGGCTAACAGGACACTAAAAGAAAAGCTGGTTAAAGATCCCAATGGTATAATCTTAATTACCCCGGAATCATTGGAAGCTATGTTCATCAATCGTCCATATCAGGTTAAGGTTCTTTTTTCCAATCTTCGGTATGTGGTTATTGATGAGATCCATTCATTTATTGGAACAGATAGGGGGATACAACTCCAGTCAATCCTCTCAAGACTCCAGCAGGTAAACAGTTCAAGATTTTCTATCGTGGGATTGTCTGCCACCATGAGTGAAGTGAACAAATTTCTGGAAGTAAAATCATTTACAGGTGAAGTTGAGCGCACAAAAATCCTGATCGATAGAACTCCTAAGGAAATAAATGCAGTCTTCCGTTTTTTCAAAGCTGATGGCGAAGAGTTGCCGCTTGAGTTGTTAAAGGATTTGTACAAAGAGACCAAATATTCAAAGGTTCTGATTTTCCCCAACAGTAGAGGTAGGGCGGAGGAGGTTGCCGTCAAACTGAAGAAAATCTCCGACAGGGTCAAGGGGCACCCAAATTACTTTTCTCACCATTCCTCTGTGGACAGACAGGTAAGGGAATATGTAGAATACTTTGCCAAGAATAACACCTATCAAAACTTCTGTATTTCCTGTACTTCTACGCTTGAGCTGGGGATTGATATAGGTACTGTGGATGAAGTGGTGCAGATAGATTCCACCCACAGTATTGCATCCCTGATCCAGCGGGTAGGAAGAAGTGGCAGGAAAGATGATCAGCAGAGTAATCTGTTTCTTTATGCTACCGAACCATGGAGTTTACTCCAGTCTATTGGGTGCTGGTTGTTGTACAGAGAAGGATTTATAGAGCCTCCCCAAGTCACGGAGAAACCTTTCGATATTTTACTGCATCAGGCGTTGTCGATTACCAAAGGACATTCTGGATTACCCATTGCGGAATTAATTGATCAGCTTGGAACAAATTCCACGTTCAAGCACATCAAAGGGAGTGAGATAAAGGAAATCATTGATCATTTGATCGAAATTGATTTATTGGAAAAGATTAGACAGGAGGTGATTATTGGAGTGGAGGGCGAAAAGCTGGTCAATAGCCGCAATTTTTACAGCATGTTTGAATCCGAGGATAATTTCAAGGTGGTTCATGCGGGCAACAATATCGGAGAGGTTCCTTATTCTCCGCAGCTGGTAGAAGATGAAAATATTCTGCTTGCTGCCTGGATCTGGAAGATCAAATTTGTGGATGAGCAAGCAAAACGAGTGGAAGTTATCCCTGCATATGATGGCAAAAAGCCGATCTTCTTTGGTGGGGCTGGATCCATACATCCAAGAGTCAGGGAGAAAATGTTGGAGATACTTTATTCTATCGAGATCTATGAATTTTTAGATGAGCAGAGCAAAAGTGAGATTAACATATTGAGGAAGGACTTTTCGGTCTTTAATATCACAGATCAAGCCACCCAGAGACCTTTGAAGCTATCAGAGAAAAAGCTTGAGTTATTTACCTTTACAGGTAGCCGGATTAATAGAACCATTCAGTTCGTATTTGATATGGCGGGAATTACAACCATTTTGGAAGAACAAAAAAGTGCTCTGGAAATTAAGGCTTCCTTCGAAGAGTTTCAGTCCCGCTGGGGTAGCTGGAAGGTTTCACAAGCAGGACTAGATTTAAAGATTCAGCAAAAAATTGAAACCAATCCAAGTATTTTGGGTTTTTCAAAGTGGGCGATATACTTGCCGATTTCATATCAAACAATGCTCCTGAAGCAGAAGTATTTTGATTTTGATTCAGCGGAAATATTGCTAGATCAAATGCAACCGGTTAGGAATGGAAAATAG
- a CDS encoding helix-turn-helix domain-containing protein: protein MKEVDLNTFRIKLGENIKLRREELGLTQPELAARLGSKDKQMISRYETEGANPTAYNLRQLANSLELSVQELLDYQNKVK from the coding sequence ATGAAGGAAGTTGATCTTAATACGTTTCGAATAAAGCTAGGCGAAAATATAAAATTAAGGAGAGAGGAACTTGGCCTAACCCAACCAGAACTTGCCGCTAGGTTGGGAAGCAAGGACAAACAAATGATTAGTAGATACGAAACTGAAGGAGCAAATCCTACTGCTTACAATTTGAGACAGCTAGCTAATTCTTTAGAACTTTCCGTACAAGAATTGCTTGATTACCAAAACAAGGTCAAGTAA
- a CDS encoding RloB family protein, which translates to MRNKKNILSKGKPVVAVVVDGDTEAWYLNMLKRNHPDLLFQIKPEIPQKKSLSNQYDKVLSLSDDYDTVVWMIDMDVILKETREAKKDQPRPLDKFLKYKGLLDSVTNVTVIINQPCMEFWLLLHFEFTQAPFDDCARAERSLRKHMTDYAKVQKYYTREGDDIYLKLKERLPSAIGHSKKCNEFDPENPDRGHSGMHKLFGILGLS; encoded by the coding sequence ATGAGAAATAAAAAGAATATCCTTTCTAAAGGAAAACCTGTAGTTGCCGTAGTAGTAGATGGGGATACTGAAGCTTGGTATCTTAATATGCTCAAAAGAAACCATCCTGATTTACTGTTTCAGATCAAACCTGAAATTCCTCAGAAAAAGTCACTATCCAACCAATACGATAAGGTACTTAGTCTTTCTGATGACTATGACACTGTAGTATGGATGATCGATATGGACGTGATTTTAAAAGAGACAAGAGAGGCAAAAAAAGATCAGCCTAGACCTCTCGATAAATTTTTGAAGTATAAGGGCTTATTGGATTCAGTTACGAATGTCACTGTTATTATTAATCAACCATGCATGGAATTTTGGCTCTTGCTTCACTTTGAATTCACTCAGGCTCCTTTCGATGATTGTGCAAGAGCGGAGCGTAGCCTGAGAAAACATATGACAGATTACGCCAAAGTACAGAAATATTACACCAGAGAAGGAGATGATATATATTTGAAGTTAAAAGAAAGGCTGCCTTCTGCTATAGGGCATTCCAAAAAATGTAATGAGTTTGATCCTGAGAATCCGGATAGAGGACATTCTGGTATGCATAAGCTGTTTGGGATTTTAGGATTGTCTTGA
- a CDS encoding ATP/GTP-binding protein, whose translation MILNFSVQNFGSVKEKQILSFEADSSSHLEDQYVITTQSGIRVLKLGLIYGANASGKTTILRALDFLRDLVLEPEEKKTAQLKFSPFLFDQDTPHNPSILSIEFIQKEIKYAYTVEFNKNAVLTEELTFYNPSKANIFRRTTDIENRFTEIKFGSKISVDKVYKKTLESNTLWNNTVLGGYLKTNIQINELRNVADWFEMQLKSLVLTHTELDSLILSEISSGKIYKTDISRILKRADFNISDIVIDKEKSEVSYDKELFHFDRGIDPEYFTNILNSQISTSIDLEFEHTVGGIKYLLPFLAESQGTQRYFGFAGLLALMIKGSVIFPIDELETSLHPDLYNHFILSFLMNTKNSQLIATTHNREILDNRDIFRNDAIWFTDKNESSATELYSLDDFDSSVIRNTSNVYNAYKIGKLGGVPHTGDFFIDLTHEK comes from the coding sequence ATGATACTCAACTTTAGTGTCCAAAATTTTGGGTCTGTTAAGGAAAAGCAAATCCTGTCTTTTGAAGCGGATAGCTCCTCTCATTTGGAAGATCAATATGTGATTACTACCCAGAGTGGAATCAGGGTTTTGAAGCTTGGTCTTATTTATGGCGCCAATGCCTCAGGGAAGACTACCATCCTTCGGGCGCTTGATTTTCTAAGAGATCTGGTCTTGGAACCGGAGGAAAAGAAAACAGCGCAGCTTAAATTTTCTCCTTTTCTATTCGACCAGGACACCCCTCATAATCCTTCAATTCTTTCCATTGAATTTATCCAAAAGGAGATAAAGTATGCCTATACCGTAGAATTCAATAAAAATGCAGTCTTGACAGAAGAGCTGACCTTCTACAATCCGAGCAAAGCCAATATTTTCAGGCGGACTACAGATATTGAAAACCGGTTTACTGAAATCAAATTTGGAAGTAAGATTTCCGTGGATAAAGTTTACAAAAAGACACTGGAATCAAATACCCTCTGGAATAATACGGTACTAGGGGGGTATCTAAAGACGAATATCCAGATAAATGAATTAAGGAATGTGGCTGACTGGTTTGAAATGCAGCTCAAGTCTTTGGTACTGACTCATACTGAATTGGATTCATTAATTCTGAGTGAAATAAGTTCTGGAAAAATATATAAAACTGATATCTCACGAATTTTGAAAAGGGCAGACTTTAATATTTCAGATATAGTAATTGATAAAGAAAAATCTGAGGTTTCTTATGACAAAGAGCTATTTCATTTCGATCGAGGTATTGATCCTGAGTACTTTACAAATATTTTGAATTCTCAGATTTCCACGTCAATTGATTTAGAATTTGAACATACGGTTGGTGGCATAAAATATTTGCTACCATTTTTGGCTGAATCTCAGGGGACTCAGCGGTATTTTGGGTTTGCAGGACTCTTGGCTTTGATGATCAAGGGGTCAGTTATTTTCCCGATTGACGAACTGGAGACTTCCTTGCATCCTGATCTGTACAATCATTTTATCCTTTCATTCCTGATGAATACCAAGAATTCCCAGTTGATAGCCACTACGCACAACCGGGAAATTCTGGACAATAGGGATATCTTTAGAAATGACGCCATTTGGTTTACCGATAAAAATGAGAGCAGTGCTACTGAGCTCTATTCTTTGGATGATTTTGATTCTTCTGTGATCAGAAATACCAGTAATGTATATAATGCTTACAAGATAGGGAAGCTGGGAGGTGTGCCCCATACAGGAGACTTTTTTATCGATCTGACCCATGAGAAATAA